From the Balearica regulorum gibbericeps isolate bBalReg1 chromosome 11, bBalReg1.pri, whole genome shotgun sequence genome, the window ATAGCTTTCAGCTAGCACAATATGCTTTCACAGCTGAAGAACTGGCTTATCTATATCTAGCTGGAGCATGTCTCTGAGGTTTGGCACCACACTGAGtaagcagggagggagaagctgcagcccagcagtaGCCTTGGAAGAGGTTTGTGAGTCACGATGTCTGAgtcacattcttcccctgcatCTTACAGAAAATCACAGCTAACAGGGCGGGAGAGGGGGCATCAAGCTTCTATGTTCACCTGAGAGTGGAACTGACTCTACCTAAATTGTTCTTGAGACATGTTTATCTATTAAACATATCCAGCAATGGAAACTGTACACTCTGTAAGCAACCTATGCTATTCCACACTTCACCACTCTTATTGTTAGAAAGTATTTCCTAATATCTAAGCTAAACCTCTCCTGATGCATTTTAAGCTCATACAGGGCATAAAGACTAGTCTTGTCCTCTGCAGCAAATTAAATTGTCTTCTCTAGACTAAACAACTCCACTCCCATCAGTATTTCCTGGCTGACTGGAGGTCCAGAGGACCTGACCTTTtttgctgctctcctctggacACTCTCCAACTTCAACTGCTATTCTTTACTACTGACATTTGCTAGTAATAAATCACCATACTGTTTATATGCCATTTCATGAACTGGCAGTGGGGATAAAAGttcctcatttcctttctttcatggGTGAGCAAGCCAATATGTTGACTTATACACAAACTATAGTCTGAACAGGCCTCATATAAAGTGTGCTGATTATCAAAAAGGTAACTATCTCCTCCCATTACCTGCCACCCATACCGCTTACTGGCGTAAACTGTAGCTACTACGTAAAGATGTAAAGAAAGAGaatacctgctgcagcagacacactggtcttcatttgggttttcttgTCCTGAGAGCTCAAGCTGGAAGGCAGATTCTTCTTCGGTATGTTCTCACTAGCACAGATCCCTTGCTACAaaagggggagagaagaaaagaatgcaaCTAAGAAACCTGCTAGCTACTGGCACCCATGAAACTCGCCCTGGCAATATCTCTAAACCTGACTGTGGAAACACAGCACAAGCCAGACAACGATGGTTAGGGACATCCTgtaggagggagggagaaggcaaGAAGGAAGACAGTTGCTACAAATACAGGGTTACTTCAATGCAGGCAAGTTATCCTCTCTCTCTTACGGATGGGGAATTGAAGATCTTGCCCAAGCTGCACAAGAAACTTGTGCAAGAGTCAGTGGAAAAGCCAAACTTTCAGTACGCAGTCTCCAGACCAGAGCAGTGAATGTGGTCTGCAGGTCACTAACAGCGAGGAAGCTAGTGCAATTCAAAGCAGCTCTTGGGCTACATAAATACATTCTGGGCAATAGGCAAACTCTGAAAAAGTTCAGGTTTGAGTAGTGCAAAGGAACATATAGGAGGATCCAGCTCTGAAACTAATCACTGTGACAGTATAGTCACACATGTGTTTGCTCACTTGCATCAGTTGTCTGTCCCAACACACTTTAGAGACCAGTCCTGAAAGTCTCTCTTTGAGTAGTGCTCACAATACACCTCCAATGAAGATGATATTCAACAGTTTGCAGAAGTACCCAGGCAATCTGGTGCAGGATTCACAGCCATGCAACATTACTTGATACTCTACCTCCTCTTGATCCACTTTGGTCAAAGCTTTGTGTTCAGCTTTATGTCCTTTGGCAAGAGGGTGGTCCTGGAAacccttttgttttaattttgccatGGAGATCCAAGCTGGTTCAGAGGAAGCAGTTTCCAAATGTGGAGAGGGGACTTTTTCTAcaaaagaatcatagaatggtttgggttggaagggacctcaaagctcatctagttccaacccctcctgccacgggcaggggcaccctccactagaccacgttgcccaaagccccatccaacctggaattgaacacttccagggagggggcatccacagcttctctgggcaacctgttccagtgtctcaccaccctcacagtaaagaatttcttcctaatatctaatctaaatctaccctctctcagtttaaaaccattaccccttctcctatcactccatgcccttgtaaacagtccctctccagctttcctgtaggcccctttagggactggaaggctgctctaaggtctccccggagccttctcttctccaggctgaacaatcccaactctctcagcctctcctgataggagaggtgctccagccctctgatcaccttcatggcctcctctggactcgctccaacagctccctgtctttcttgtactggggaccccagagctggatgcagcagaAGCATTTTTGAAGTAAAGAAGGGATTTAGGTCAAGTCAGTCTAAAGCTAGTGTGTTTTAAATCCTTCAGCATCTGTAATACCCTTTGAACACTCTGGACATAAGATTACCTTCCCTGATGATTTTGTCCTTGGCAataactgtttttctgtttattctggAGTTTTTGACCTGACTCCGCTTCCGTTTAAGTCAATGGCAGAACTCCCACTGCAATCACTGTGAACCGgattttgcctttgaaataaCATCCTTACACTGCAGATTAAATGAGTATGATAACCACTATTTTTTCATGGAGGTAGTAAAACACAGGCtgccttttcactttttaaatattttaaattaagtgattgtaggaaaaaaaataatcacaccTAATGCAACTCCTAGTTAAGATTTGAGCTGCTGCAGTCTGGAAAattacaaaacagcagcaagttATAAAAAACTGTGTTAAAACTTCAGTGATATGCACAAGTAGGTCGCACCAGAAATGTTTCAGAGGCCCTTAAGCTATTACTCTGTTGTTATTCTTGCTGAACACACCCCTCATTAAGATAAACCAAGAATTCGCTTGACTAGCCAAATCAGCAAGCCAATTAAACTATGGTACTGACGAATTCAAGGCTGAATTTGGTCCTTGTCAAGAGGATTTTTATCTCTTGTTTGCCACTCTGCCAAGGTTCTTACACAACCAGTTTTCTACAATGTTTGgattaaaatacagcataaatACCTGAAGGTTTATGACCATTTTGCTTCTTTGCCATTTCTTCTGATCTTGTCTTGGGAGGATTTTTGTCTTCTAGGAGatctgtttttttaacaaatgatTTTGTGCTGACAGGAAGTCCTGGAGGTGGTTTCCCAGTGCCCACCAATTTCTGATCCTCCTTGACTGAAGCAGAAGCAACAGTGGGAACAGCTGAGGGGATCAGCTTTGGAGTCTCAGCACGGCTTTCATTCTGGTATTTTAGTAAAGAAGATGTTCTCCTCAGTCTAACCCCAAATGGGTTTTCAACATTTTGTGCTTCATGGTCAGCCCACTCCATAGAAGAATTCAAATGCAAATCACTGTCCTTACAATCTTGATCAAATCTATCTGAGTTGGTTTTTGCTGATTCCTGGATGACTGCATCAAAACGTGTGTGTTCTTTTGTCATTCCTTCAAACAACTCTGGTCTTATAGGGGACGTTGGGGAGCTTCTGGTATAGGAATCTTCCTTTGAATTTGACCCCCCTGAGAGAGATCTTTGCCATGCTGGTGCAATGGTAAATCTGACTGGTTTAGCAGAAGCAGTCTTCAGTGgacttttcacattttcatctgAAGATTGACTGTCTTCCACTgtttttctgtgagaagctgtaCTGCTTATCTGGTACTCCTTACCATCATCATCAGATGAGATATTACTCTTCAAGCCAGCCAAACTTGAAGAGGCAAGACATCCAATGGaaagtttttcagaaatgtatgaTGCGTGGGCCTGTTGACTGCCTTGGTTACCCTTCGaaacagaaacagtttctgctttaaaacataCTTCCAATTTACTGGGAGGTAGCATGCAACCTGCTTCTGAGACAGATGCAGCagtgtctatttttttttctacattgcCTTTGGATGACTGAAATTCCATTATTTCACAAGTTTCTTTGTCATTTCTTGTTACTGAACTGTTTTTAGGCTTCAAAACAGCCACTGTCTTGATGTCAGAAGACGACTCTGAATTGGCTGCTGCAACCTGTGAGGTGCTTGGTGGAGTATCTGAGGCAGCATGGTTGGAATGATTCTCAATAGTACCCAAGCAGGCTTCTACTTTGCCAATAAACAGTGGATCTCCCTTTTCCTGGTCTTGAATGTCTGGATCTACAGAATTTACTGAGGACCTTTGTGCAACATCTGCCAATATATCTATGCCCTCTGTTTCCACACCATTGCTAAACAAGTCAGCTGCTAGTATGTCTGGAAACACAACAGTTTCTCCTTCAATTTGTTGCAATTTTGGAAGTGCAGATACTACAGTATTGGTATTTTGCTGATGTAATTTCAATTCATCAGATGACTCATCTGAACAGTACGACACTTTTGCACTATGGTGTTCCTCAAGGTTCACTGCAGAAGGCTCAGGTCTCAGAAGGGGTGCAGCTGCTTTATAGTGATGGTCCATGTCTGGAAGGCATGCATCCTCTTGCGGCAAAGCACAAGAGTCTTCTGCTGCAAGTGTGGAATCACAAGAGTCATGGGCAGCATCAGTGGGACTTTTTATACTTGGTGTCTCCTTAGAACCACCTCCCTTTGCACAATATTCCACCTGAGCTGATAATCCTGTATTAAACAGAGAAGAGTGTGTAACTTAAAGATTACAATTCAAGCACCATCTGTATCAGTAATTCATTCCAGATATTGCAGTCATTTAGCATGAATTCCCCTTGTCTGAGCATCATTATCAGCTAAATAAGGGTATTAAAAGCGTATTTAGAAATGGGCTGTCCAATTGAGGAGACTCCAAGTTTTTAGTCTGAACATACCTAATCCCAGGAATGACTGAAAATTGTTGTCTGCTTAAGGTGTACCAAACCAATTGCTGTTTAGTTGTTTTCTGTGAATATCCCTAGTTGTAAGACTACTAGCCAGATTTCCCTAGGCATTTCTTCATGTGTATGCCTAGAAGGGCTGGCTAGAATGATCTGGaggattttctgtatttaagcaGAAGATCTCAGCATCAAGtagctctgcctcctgcagctccagcagggTTGCTGAACATCTGGATAGCTTAGATGTGTCTGCACACACAGTAACTCTGATGTGTAACAGCATTAGCTTCTGGCTCTGACAACAAACTGCCAACAAACTGCCAACGGTCCCACTACACCAGAGCATTACCATCAGTCAGTGCATTTGTAATGCAGCgctaaaagagaaaacttttcGGTGCTGTTTTGgagaaatttcatttatttttacaatttacAATTACAATCATGTTACCACTGGCAGTTACCTATTATTCAAATGATAAGGGGGGAGGTGGCAAAGGAAGATCTAGTAAACACCAGCCAATTAAATTCACCTTACACACATAACAGATATAAACCTGAGGTTAAGGTTTTCCTGAGTTTAGAGAAACTTGGGTCCCCAGTCAATAAGATCTAGCCAACTGTGTAGCACAGGTACCTCTGAAGATGGTACTTTCACctcatgtattttttaatgctgcccTCAAAGTTCACCATTTCAGCATCACTGTTTTGAGAGAAGTAAATGATTTTTTCCATCATAACACTTTAGCAGCCAGGATTGGTTTTATGATATAAAACCAAAAGATGGCTAGTTTGAAAGGACTTACAATTCAAATAGGTCCTGCAAGCCTTATGTAGAAGAGTTCAAGCACCCAAAGAAGCAATACATAAGTCTTCGTTACCTTCCCAATCATTTTTATGCTGGTCACTCTCAAGTGATTCTGTTgaatttcccttcttttgtgGAGTTGCAGGAAGACATGAttcattttccagctcttccacCTAATGAGGTGTAGTAAgatcttttaattaaagaataatgtgaaaaaaaatgtattttatagacACACGTTTACAAATACTCAAAACATAGACACACCCGCATCCTGTAATTTACCAACACTGAGGGTAAGAAACTATTTCAGTTAAGAACCTAGAAATCACTcatgtttaaaatgtcaaagGCAGCCCATAGACCTCTCTTGTATCTGAAACATTCTGCGATTGACGTATTCTGAGTGAACAAGTATGTTTTTAAGACATCACTCAAGCTACATGGTGGCATAGAACAAACCAAGCCAGAGATATCAGCATCACTTCTGGTATCTCCAACTGACACTCCACAATtagcttttctccttcagtaCTGCAGTTGtaccagctgcagcacaaagaATATCCAGCAAAGATGCTGTAGGGCCCGTGTTTCCAAGAAAACCTCATTCCGTATTACACTCATCCTGAATTTCTGCTCCCATCCTCTCTTTCTCAGAGCAGGGCACTTCTAACTCCAGGGCAGATTTTCATGCATGATTCTTTGATGGAGAGGGGAACACACAGTAGAGAACCATTACTCCTTATTTCTGTTACACTCCAGCTCAACAACCTTTTCTATCTGGTGACCTTCATCTTCACACTGTGTTTCCTAGAAGCCAGGATGAGAATCATCTCATCCTAATTTATCCACAGGCAGAGCCACATTACCTCCCAAagtccttcagtctttcctttcaaatacGAAGAATTAAGTTAAAGTTAATCTGAAATTGTTTGTAGAAATAGACTTAGGcttctttaaaactgaaaactagCTTTTCAAACAGCAGGGATGTTTTTACAAATTAAGTGTAACCCGTAACTTTTTTGGCTAAATAATGAAAAACCGAAGTTGCACTTTTCTTCAGCTGCCATGATATTGAAGTTTTCCAAGTCTTTTTTGGTTGGTGAAAAAAATAGGTGGTTTCCCTTCTTCcaatggaagaataaaaaaacccaaaggaatgtgggtaggaaagaaaaaaaattaaaatatttaaaataataattaaaaattcacatCCATTTCCTTCTGCACAGTGATTCTTTTCCACTTACCTGGGGGGTTTGCTGATTCTTGTTGGTAAAGCCTTTCTGTTTCCGGGGGTTTATGGCAATCCTGTGCCTGGCTGCTGAGGTGTCCAGGCAGCCGAGGGGACTGGCAGGGATGGTGAAGTCAATGGGAAGGAAGCTGCTGCCTCGTGAGCCGGGGGCCCCCAGACTGGCAGAGGATGAAGGACTGATGGGCCTGGAGGAAGCTCCAGAAGGTATCTGTAAAACACAAACATGTCACTATACATTTTGCTTGGCTTCCCCACATCTCTGAAACAATTCCTTTGCTAGCTTGTTCCATTTCAGAAGTCTGAAATGGCTGTATTTTTGGACATAAATCCTCACTTTAAAATGCATGCCTAATGTCATCTCTGCATAGAGATTACTCAGTTCTGTGTATTCAGCTCTATGTTacacaaaagtgaaaaatagctgtttctccttctcccacagTAAGAGCCTCATCCTGTCCCCTTCCCAGTTCCTATCTGAAAAACCATTTGCAATATATGTATGCACCAGCAGGAGACACTGGTGCAGTTTTTATAGCTGCCTTTTCATGCCAATAATGTGACACATTAAAAAGCCACAAAAGTAGCACGGGTGCTTGCTCCtcattattttacagaagtatTTGTAAAGAAACCTTTAAATATGCAGTTTGACtggttttgttactgttttgaaATGTAGACCAGACTTTCTggaatatttgcaaaatttcaCAGACATGCCAAACAAACTTCATTCAGTATGACATACCTATTTTGCCTTTGGCCATAAAGCTAGGTGAAACACAGTCATTTAACTGTGCTTGGCATTcagattttagttttgtttaagCTTAGGATATAacacagcatttaaaacatagatgatgatgatgaagttttaaagataatgaaaacatcttccCATCTGATCTACAAAAATTATCTAGGTACATTTCTATGTGTTCAAGGAAGCTAAAACTAATTTCCTTGTTctccattgattttttttttagttcctaGATCTGAAATAAACCACAACAGAATGTATTATAACAGATACAGACTCCTCTCATGAAAAATTTACACAttgtgaaagaaagaggaaCACAGCTAGCAAATAAGCTAACTATTGTTATAAATCTACAAGATTAATGATTAACTTGTAAGGATCACTAGTACTTACAAAAATAGTAACCTTGTTACTCATTTCTACATACAAGTTCTTCTGCCTTTCAATTATAAAATTACAGTTGTGcttatttaatataaaaccaTCTGAAGCTAGTATCTGAGCCACTGCTGTACATAAATGGCAAATTCCCTGCTCCACTGagaattcaggattttttttttttctgaacgCTGGTAGTTGGTATCTTCTCTCAAAGACAGCGGGATTTCCACATCAGTGTTTAACTGTAAGATAAATTTGGTGTTTATTGCTTATTGAGTAGCTACAGGAGCCTGCCCAAGGAGAATGCTGCAGGTAAGAGGCCCATTTCCTAAAGAGCGTTTGTGCCAAAACACTGTCCTTGGCCCCGCAAGCTGAGaccctgttttgcttttaaacagtcCGTGTCAAAGATGCCAACAAGGAAGTTAGATTTCCATAAAGGCTATCTGGCAAAGGCAGGGTAATGCTGGTTAATGTCTCTGTGAAGTCACTTGCTGCTCACTGAGTGATAGCCTCACATTTAGCTCTAGATTAGCGAGAAAGTGGGTATTTATAACTGTGGAAGGCACTGAGAAGTTACATGGGTGACACATCAGGGTTTCACACAGAGGTGACAGCAGCACGAAGCTCTTGGAAATCCCAGTGAAGTAGTACAGGTCAAAGAAATGAAGTAACTATCATCTACAGCAAGATCAATATGACAGCAAAATGTAAACCACTACACTGTGTGTAACTTCAGATTGCTTAGGCTCaaatcctctttttcctttactaAATATACAACACTTAAATGGAATAACTGATGTAGATTTCTTGGTGCTTTTCACAATTGTCCTCATCTTTGGGATGAGGTTATTCAGTTTAACAACTTGTATTCTGCTAGCTCAAATCCTGGTATTACATAAATAGTTTCCAAAGCtactaaaaaaattatgattatttaggaaaatgttttttagatAAATATATTGGCCAAACTGCTgactaagaaaaatatttgggtaAAGGAACATGCATGGTACCGTAGAGAAGCTAACTAGATTCCCAGTGAGTTGGGGTGAAAAGGAAGAGCCTTTAAGTGGGGAATCCTGTGCAatatagaagaaagaaaaaaaatttctcctgTCCCTGTCTGCCTTTCTTACAGGAGATGAGGTTGTAAGACTGAAAGAGTGGGGTTGACATTAACTGTTTGACCCTCAAgatgctgccctggctgcttaAGGCCCTCTTCATCACGAAGGAATCTTCTAGGTACCCTGCTACCTCCCCTTTACTTGCAGGCTATTCTCAGTTTCACAAAAGGTTAAATTGTGCTGTCTCTGGTGAGCTTCTCAAACAGGGATTCTGTATGGAGGACTGCAAAGTGTGGGCCAAAAAGGCCTGTAGCTGTTTTGGACCCATAAATACTCCCCTTCTCAGCTAAATGACAGATTACTTTGCTTATACAATTGCAAGGGCTATCCCATGAATCCAATCAGCTCTGTTGGAGTGGTGGCTGCCTTTGTCACTGGTATTTGAAGACCCTGTTGGCATAACTGTGGTCTGACTGGTCTTTCAGACATTATATTAACACTGGAGAAAGGCAGTATAAGCCAACATTGCAGGCCTGTCTTGAAAGCATGAGATGGGCAGGAACTCAACTCAGCTTCAAGCAGCAGGGACAGTCAAGGTGAAGGTCTCCTAGGCTCCTCTCCAAAAATAGGACCTCTGTAAATTTTTCCAAGCTGGTCAAGGAATAGACTGAGTTGGTCTGACAACAGAACTTGCTGCTTCTGATGGTGACTTATCAtctgaagaaaactgcaaattaaCACAGACTTTTTCCTGTGGAATACCTGGCATCAGAAAGGGCTGATCCTGCAATTATTCCCATGATAAGAGAGATGTAGGGCATTGCTTACAAGCAACTGCTGACAGGCAGGTGTCATTAAGCTATTACTGCTGTTGGGTATTAGGGCCCTGGGACATGGAAGGGCTTTACCTTGTCCAATTTTCTGTTGTGTCACTTTACAGATTCATAGTGTCACAGAGCTGACTACGCTGTTCACACAAACCACTTACCAGTAGATTTCTGCCTCTctttatttggttttcattcAAAACTCTGTGAGAGGTACGTTTTCAGTATCATTTGCGTCACTCTGGACTGTTCATGAATTGTTTGCTAGGATACATTGTACCcagaatacatttaaaaaaaacaaagattatTGTACCGGCTCCACACCAATACCACATGCTGTCTCAGGAAAGTTTATTAGCAGGAAAAGTAGCTATTTACCTGTTCATCTTCACTGTCTGTCCCGCCTAAACTCAAAGAGCTATGACGCTGAACGGGGTTGGAGGACTGTGGGATAAAATAAGGAAGAGGGTAAGTCAAGGGAAGTATCACATTGAATTATCTGGGACTGGATATCCAGTGCTAATTATGAGAAAACACAAGAGGAAAGATAAAGGAAGGGTCACTGATTCCTTGCCTCACAGAGTAGGTTTCATTTCTTCATTGGGGATCAAATATAAAGTAGGGGAGCTTTATCCTGCTATGAGATATGCCATGACGGTTGACCACATGAGGcaatacattttataaagttATTTCGGCTTATTGTTTTAAGATCTTCAAATTTACAAATGCTCACTCCAGTCCAAAATCATGCATGTGCTGTGAAAAGGCAATTCCTAAGAAAGAAGATAACCCAAACCTCCTCCGAGTCTCATCAGGACCTGTTCTCCTTAGACTCAGGATTGTCACTTTCCTGTTGATTCAACTAATATTGCCCTGGTTTGGAGCTATTTAATTCAAAAAACAGTAATTGTTTAAGATTCTCTTGCAGTCCTCATTATTTTTTGGTTTCCTCACTAGCTTTAAAACACCCAAAacctcctcccctttcccaggtGCAGGAAGCTGCCAATCTCTCCAGTTCTTCGAAGCTGGAAGAGAGGGAAGTTTGTTTGTGCAGTGAGAGTACCTCAGCTTGTTCTCAAACTGGAAGTGGAACAGTCACAGTAACACAACACTCACCTGtgaataactgatttttttatgctttctgcCATATGGACCTGACCAAAGGCACCGAGACTTGTCATATCAACtgaatttctcttctctttccctaaTGATACAGGTCACAACTGCCCCAGCACTGGTCTACATAAAAGCATAGAAAATTGTACTCAGAAGGGGTATTTGTTAGGCCACTTCCTCTGTATCCCTCACAGTGACACATCCACAATCCACCTAGGTAAATTGTTCTAGATCTGACTGATCTGTACCATCAGACTTTATCACAAGTAAGCAAAAAGGTCTTACCCTTCTCCAAACAGATTTTATCTTTTCACTAAAGTGACATAATGATTATACCTTGCTTGGTGAATCTGTCAGAACTTCATGAAGGGTTGAAATTTCAGGAGGGCTTCTAGGTAAACCATCATCTTCAGAAACGGCACCTGCATCTTCCAGTTTCTTTCCAGTTATAACAAGAGGAGGTGACCCAAGTCTGATGTTCTGCTGCAACTGAAGCTGTGgttgaaaagaaatttagaatATAGACTTTCAATGGCATTATTTATAGGGGACATTTGGGACACTTCTACCCCAGTTGCTCCCATTAGGCATGCAGAATCTCttagttaaaagaaataattgaagaAACAGACCATTTACAGAAAATAGccattaataaaattttaattagttACATTCATCAAGGACCCATCATTAGAACTGCCTTTGGTACAAAATTAAAATCGAAATAAGGTATATTCAGTAAGTTACCAAAGACAGAAATTTCACCGTTCCAGAAAATTTACAGCAGTTTCACTCAGTTTAAATTTACAACTTCAAAAATTCTAGATTTAAgtagtatttaaataattacatgTATCTGGATATCCCCAATAGCCACACAAAGTATTGTCAGTCAGCAGTTCCCTACCCCAGGTTTATGTGGTCAGCTTTCCTTCACAAAGCCCTTCCAAATATTGAGAACCTGTCACCACTCTCTCCCACACAAGCAGCCAAGTCCCACTTTTT encodes:
- the KIAA1210 gene encoding acrosomal protein KIAA1210 homolog isoform X2: MATGPAEVTQSHETGETVEECTGKKKSKFQTFKNFFAKKKRKEPPPPRRESNLKPSQSSSDVSINVLDTTALHSPKEVGPKGSMGNKALSHDSVFIFESAPGSVAGDMSSQENIPGRVKTLQLQLQQNIRLGSPPLVITGKKLEDAGAVSEDDGLPRSPPEISTLHEVLTDSPSKSSNPVQRHSSLSLGGTDSEDEQIPSGASSRPISPSSSASLGAPGSRGSSFLPIDFTIPASPLGCLDTSAARHRIAINPRKQKGFTNKNQQTPQVEELENESCLPATPQKKGNSTESLESDQHKNDWEGLSAQVEYCAKGGGSKETPSIKSPTDAAHDSCDSTLAAEDSCALPQEDACLPDMDHHYKAAAPLLRPEPSAVNLEEHHSAKVSYCSDESSDELKLHQQNTNTVVSALPKLQQIEGETVVFPDILAADLFSNGVETEGIDILADVAQRSSVNSVDPDIQDQEKGDPLFIGKVEACLGTIENHSNHAASDTPPSTSQVAAANSESSSDIKTVAVLKPKNSSVTRNDKETCEIMEFQSSKGNVEKKIDTAASVSEAGCMLPPSKLEVCFKAETVSVSKGNQGSQQAHASYISEKLSIGCLASSSLAGLKSNISSDDDGKEYQISSTASHRKTVEDSQSSDENVKSPLKTASAKPVRFTIAPAWQRSLSGGSNSKEDSYTRSSPTSPIRPELFEGMTKEHTRFDAVIQESAKTNSDRFDQDCKDSDLHLNSSMEWADHEAQNVENPFGVRLRRTSSLLKYQNESRAETPKLIPSAVPTVASASVKEDQKLVGTGKPPPGLPVSTKSFVKKTDLLEDKNPPKTRSEEMAKKQNGHKPSEKVPSPHLETASSEPAWISMAKLKQKGFQDHPLAKGHKAEHKALTKVDQEEQGICASENIPKKNLPSSLSSQDKKTQMKTSVSAAADKVGPIAQEASVIPAVEKEGRHSSNLPMTPCSPAEPPWLSLAKKKAKAWSEMPQIVQ
- the KIAA1210 gene encoding acrosomal protein KIAA1210 homolog isoform X1, which produces MNTRLPGRTMAGFYGCLKSKNDYIMATGPAEVTQSHETGETVEECTGKKKSKFQTFKNFFAKKKRKEPPPPRRESNLKPSQSSSDVSINVLDTTALHSPKEVGPKGSMGNKALSHDSVFIFESAPGSVAGDMSSQENIPGRVKTLQLQLQQNIRLGSPPLVITGKKLEDAGAVSEDDGLPRSPPEISTLHEVLTDSPSKSSNPVQRHSSLSLGGTDSEDEQIPSGASSRPISPSSSASLGAPGSRGSSFLPIDFTIPASPLGCLDTSAARHRIAINPRKQKGFTNKNQQTPQVEELENESCLPATPQKKGNSTESLESDQHKNDWEGLSAQVEYCAKGGGSKETPSIKSPTDAAHDSCDSTLAAEDSCALPQEDACLPDMDHHYKAAAPLLRPEPSAVNLEEHHSAKVSYCSDESSDELKLHQQNTNTVVSALPKLQQIEGETVVFPDILAADLFSNGVETEGIDILADVAQRSSVNSVDPDIQDQEKGDPLFIGKVEACLGTIENHSNHAASDTPPSTSQVAAANSESSSDIKTVAVLKPKNSSVTRNDKETCEIMEFQSSKGNVEKKIDTAASVSEAGCMLPPSKLEVCFKAETVSVSKGNQGSQQAHASYISEKLSIGCLASSSLAGLKSNISSDDDGKEYQISSTASHRKTVEDSQSSDENVKSPLKTASAKPVRFTIAPAWQRSLSGGSNSKEDSYTRSSPTSPIRPELFEGMTKEHTRFDAVIQESAKTNSDRFDQDCKDSDLHLNSSMEWADHEAQNVENPFGVRLRRTSSLLKYQNESRAETPKLIPSAVPTVASASVKEDQKLVGTGKPPPGLPVSTKSFVKKTDLLEDKNPPKTRSEEMAKKQNGHKPSEKVPSPHLETASSEPAWISMAKLKQKGFQDHPLAKGHKAEHKALTKVDQEEQGICASENIPKKNLPSSLSSQDKKTQMKTSVSAAADKVGPIAQEASVIPAVEKEGRHSSNLPMTPCSPAEPPWLSLAKKKAKAWSEMPQIVQ